Proteins from a genomic interval of Chanos chanos chromosome 3, fChaCha1.1, whole genome shotgun sequence:
- the c3ar1 gene encoding C3a anaphylatoxin chemotactic receptor: MEDSDNHVDYFNYTNESEDSNFSYYESYYNGTDDTAGPRDVIKKVSLALYFLTCLLGVPGNAAVVWIAGCKMRRTVNTIWFVNLAVADLFCCLSIPFSVVEIFLDHHWPYGNAMCKVLSSVIIINMFASVFTLTLISLDRFALVIKPVWAQNHRKLSLAWILCGVAWMLSLGLSLPTMILKGTRSDEFFNVTLCTYHHDSDAYSYYDEDQTPDRSALKTIGTIRFVFGFLFPLITITVCYAFIAQRLRASRFRSDKAFRIMLAVVVTFFLCWVPYHVAGLVQDYGEEQISQVAFMLDPLALSLAYINSCLNPVLYVFMGQDFKSQVRLSLRRVFENAFSEGTTNTTVHTKGQKCSASNSSAMQLQYVTSHQTHSF, from the coding sequence ATGGAGGACAGTGACAATCATGTGGATTATTTCAATTACACAAATGAGAGTGAGGATTCCAATTTCAGTTATTACGAATCATATTATAATGGAACAGATGACACAGCAGGGCCAAGAGACGTTATAAAAAAGGTGTCCCTGGCCCTTTACTTTCTTACCTGTCTGCTCGGCGTCCCGGGAAACGCTGCCGTGGTGTGGATTGCAGGATGTAAGATGAGAAGGACGGTCAACACCATCTGGTTTGTGAACCTGGCTGTCGCTGATCTCTTCTGctgtctctccatccctttTTCCGTGGTGGAGATTTTTCTCGACCATCACTGGCCTTACGGAAACGCCATGTGCAAGGTTCTGTCCTCTGTAATAATTATTAATATGTTTGCCAGTGTCTTCACGCTGACCCTGATCAGTCTGGACCGGTTTGCTCTGGTGATCAAACCCGTCTGGGCCCAGAACCATCGCAAACTATCGCTCGCCTGGATTCTCTGCGGAGTTGCCTGGATGTTAAGTTTGGGTCTCAGTCTGCCCACCATGATCTTAAAGGGTACCAGGTCTGACGAATTTTTCAACGTAACACTTTGCACATACCATCACGACAGTGACGCGTACTCCTACTACGACGAGGATCAAACCCCCGACCGCTCAGCCTTAAAGACCATTGGTACCATCCGGTTTGTATTTGGCTTCCTGTTTCCCCTCATCACCATCACGGTATGTTACGCGTTCATCGCCCAAAGGTTGAGAGCTAGCCGCTTTCGCTCTGACAAGGCATTTCGAATCATGTTGGCGGTCGTGGTGACGTTCTTTCTCTGCTGGGTCCCGTATCACGTGGCTGGACTGGTCCAGGATTATGGTGAAGAGCAGATTTCCCAAGTGGCATTTATGCTGGACCCGTTGGCTCTCTCCCTGGCATATATAAACAGCTGCCTGAACCCGGTTCTGTATGTATTCATGGGACAGGACTTCAAGTCACAAGTCAGGCTCTCTCTCAGACGGGTCTTTGAGAACGCCTTCAGCGAGGGTACAACAAACACCACAGTTCACACCAAAGGGCAGAAATGTTCAGCCTCTAACTCCTCAGCGATGCAACTGCAATATGTAACCTCACATCAGACACATTCCTTCTGA